The Drosophila innubila isolate TH190305 chromosome 3R unlocalized genomic scaffold, UK_Dinn_1.0 2_E_3R, whole genome shotgun sequence genome has a segment encoding these proteins:
- the LOC117791900 gene encoding checkpoint protein HUS1 — MKFRAKMQDVLYMREFQAIIATLAKLAKDCVMILAQERMHFIVNEDHSSTSSPLVWVTIASKDYFPEYKMSPARPEQELIVLAMSASHLSRALAVLRSGTTSTVHSCKLKLKMIQFPCISVIASVVSPSSSESREVVHDVPATIIPASDWAAYVLPKVPSAEIVLGLPSLRLMRSLIDKLKNISPSLVFHGSSGGELNLVSESDMATITTRFSRLLPYPATKQVGVGVGEASCSVDSRKASAFFGALQLPNEEIIIGIDREHCIYLQLDIRNNVVLHSVLPAVCV; from the coding sequence ATGAAGTTCCGTGCCAAGATGCAGGATGTGCTTTACATGCGCGAGTTCCAGGCCATAATTGCCACGCTGGCCAAGTTGGCCAAAGATTGCGTGATGATCCTGGCGCAGGAGCGCATGCATTTCATAGTGAACGAGGATCACAGCTCGACGTCGTCGCCGCTTGTGTGGGTGACCATAGCATCGAAAGATTACTTTCCGGAATATAAAATGTCACCAGCACGACCCGAACAGGAGCTCATAGTGCTGGCCATGTCCGCATCGCATCTGAGTCGTGCCCTTGCCGTGCTCCGCAGCGGAACCACCAGCACCGTGCACagttgcaaattgaaattgaagatGATACAATTTCCATGCATCTCGGTGATTGCGTCGGTGGTGTCGCCGAGTTCCTCCGAGTCGCGTGAGGTGGTTCACGATGTGCCAGCCACAATAATCCCCGCCAGCGACTGGGCCGCCTATGTGCTGCCCAAGGTGCCGTCCGCTGAGATTGTGCTCGGATTGCCATCGTTGCGTCTGATGCGCAGTTTGATTGACAAACTGAAGAACATCTCGCCGAGTCTCGTATTCCATGGCAGCTCTGGCGGAGAGTTGAATCTCGTATCCGAATCGGATATGGCCACAATTACAACTCGTTTTAGTCGCCTGCTGCCATATCCTGCCACTAAACAGGTGGGAGTGGGGGTGGGCGAGGCTTCCTGCTCTGTGGACTCCCGCAAGGCGTCGGCGTTCTTCGGTGCTCTGCAGCTGCCCAATGAGGAAATCATCATCGGCATAGATCGGGAGCACTGCATCTATTTGCAGCTAGATATACGCAACAATGTTGTTTTACATTCCGTTCTGCCAGCTGTTTGTGTTTAg